The Hirundo rustica isolate bHirRus1 chromosome 1 unlocalized genomic scaffold, bHirRus1.pri.v3 SUPER_1_unloc_2, whole genome shotgun sequence DNA window TgttggggcagcaggagaagttCTGGAGCCCAAAACAGGGATCCACCAACACCAGGAGATCCCTGAACCCTTGTTGGTGTGGTGGCTCAGAAAATCCATTTGCCAGCAATCCCTGGCAGTGTTTCCCCTTCCAGGGATCCCTGGAGGTGATGGGTTTGGATTCACAGggttctttttaaaacacattgtcctagggtgactttatggtGCTGGTATCCCCAgtcctctgttctgtttgtgctggagattgagttctgtgcctttaagactggaTCTGGGAGCAAAGGAGGAGCAAGAAGAAGGGCGGAGTtggttttgagaaaactgcttCATTCCCACAAACTTTTCTCCAGGCCGGGTGTTGGGCGGAGGCTcggagagactgcaggacacaGATCTTTTTGCTTTAGGTTTGTTTCAGCTtgctagggcagagaagttccccagattggtgggggggtttttgtgggttttttttgttgttgttgttttgtgctttggtgtttgtttgtttgtttgtttgtttgtttgtttgttgggttttttcccttttcttttcttttcttttcttttcttttcttttcttttcttttcttttcttttcttttcttttcttttcttttcttttcttttttcttttcttttcctgttttttttcttggggctgtttaaacctgctctggactgagaAGACCCAGGGGAGTACTGGGGGGGTGtttgcacctgcggcccaccggggcctggacttTGGCATTTTCCAGAAGCACcggaggggccatttgggtttgctcctcAGAGGGACCCCAAAAAAGGGGTTCTCTCCCAAATTcaccctaaaccaggacacacaTCAGGCACTGTTCTGTACCAGACCTGAGCATTCTGTCCTGCAGACACCGAGTGCCTGAGGCCGCAGACCCGTCCCCATCCCATCGATTCCCCGGAGGTTTGCTGGGGCTTTTCTCCTTTACAAACTGCAGCATCGGTTGGGGTGGGCCTGACCTGGTTATTGGGCGTTAGCACTCAccctctgtcctggtttagggacaaatttgggggaaaacccctgaatgggatccctctgggaagcaaacccaagtggcctctccctcccacaaGTCTGGTAAAAGAACTTCTtgagagaaaagtggaaaaaactattttacttaacaaacaaagtgcatacaagtataaagaatgaataatatgaagcagtaaaacctctcattctggagtgagatggcaaattgagaaagttcttgccgtgaGTGGAGCTCGgatctctcagtctctcctcagtcccagtccctccggcgctgctggaaaatgccgaggtccaggccccggtgggccgcaggtgcagcccccagtgctcccctggtttttcagtccagagcaggtttaaacagtcccaagaaaaaaaaagggaaaaaaaacagtccagggaacttctctgccctagctagctgaaactaactaaaagcaaagaaataaatctctgtcctgcagtctctccaagcctccaccgaacACCCGGTCTGGAGAATGTGttggagtcaggcagttttctcaaaacaaactctacGCTTCTCTGTGCTCTTAGAGCCAGCTAAAACGCACAGAGATCAATatccagcacaaacagagcagacgaTAGGGGATCcaaacatcataaagtcaccctaggacaccctCCCAACCTCCCACCCTATTTACTCTGGGCTTTTAGATAAGCAGACAATTTTCAATCTGCCCAGCTCTATCCTGGGCCCACCTCTGGCAGGGAAATTCCTTTCTCAGGAATTAACAGCAGGATGTTTTGTAGCAGAATCTCTGCGGCAGCTTTATTGCAAGTCAATTTCCCACACGGATTTGGCAATCCCCCAGCTGGTGTCCCCTGGATTGCGGTACGGCCGCTTCTTTGGGACAGCTGGCTGGTGTCATGGAGGGGATCAATATTCCTTGTTGATATTTGATCGGAAATCCCTGTGCTGTCATAATAGACCTCTTTCATTCCCTGTGGCTGCACGGGCATGAGCAATGCTCAAAGTACACGATAAGTGAGCTCCTGTGTttgctctttctcctgctgccagtTCCAGAGCTCTTTGTAACAAAGCCAGCTCGGACAAAAGGcccctccggcgctgctggaaaatgccgaggtccaggccccggtgggccacaggtgcaaaCACCCCCCCAGTACTCCCCTGGGtcttttcagtccagagcaggtttaaacagttccaagaaaaaaacaggggaaaaaaaagaaaaaaaaacagtccagtgaacttctctgccctagctacctgaaactaattaaaaagaaaagatctgTGTCCTCCAGTCTCTCCAAACCTCAGTCAAACagccagcctggagaaaagtTTGTAGGAAtgaggcagttttctcaaaacaaactccgcccttcttcttgctcctcctttgctcccagaacctgtcttaaaggcacagaactcaatctccagcacaaacagaacagaggatTGGGGATACCAGCATCATtaagtcaccctaggacaatgtgttttaaaaagaaccCTGTGAATCCAAACCCATCACCTCCAGGGATCCCTGGAAGAGGAAACACTGCCGGGGATTGCTGGCAAATGGATTTTCTGGGCCACCACACCAACAAGGGTTCAGGGATCTCCTGGTGTCGGTGGATCCCTGTCTTGGGCTCCAGaacttctcctgctgccccaacAAGGCCGGGGAAGTCACGCAGGCACTCCCCAGGAGATCATGGACAGGCTCGGGGTGCCCGCAGGGATGTCATCTGATAGGGGACCCCATGTGGTGTCTGAGGTGTGACAGCAACTGCGTGAGCAgtggggagtggggctggggggctcggggggcacATGGGACCCTGGGGTTGGGGTCATGGAGGGTGAGAAATCAGAGAGAGAATAGAAAGTTTCAGTTCCTCAGAAAGTTCTTCATAGAGCCTAAAAACAAACAGGCAGAAGCATGAAAAGGATGTAAAAGTTTGGACACAGCAGGGCAAATGCGGCTGGAACCCATGGAGAAACAGATAAAGGGAACTCCAATGAAGGTTTTTTGGCAAGTTCTGGATCACAGAAGGAGCTgtgtctgcagagagcagaagtTCAGCAGGAAGTCATTTGGAATGCTGGGGCACTCTATGAAAACCAGACCCAGAGACCCCACTTTGTTTCCTCTCTGAGCCAATAAAAATGATTTCCTAAAAAAGGCAGAGCCATGCAAATTATTTCCGGGAAAAGTGCTGTTTCTGTGTCAAATCGGAGCCCCaccaaaatgaatatttatgacTCTGGTTGATAAATACCCTGTGGCAAAGCCTCCCCTGGACCCACAGGACCAGCAGAGATCCGCAGTGAGTGCGAGCTGATAAAGAATTGTGGATTGTGATCCCTTCATTTCTGTCAGGGAGCTCACTCCAGCCCATTTCTCTACCAGGggtgggggacactggggacacttgTGGGGTTATGAGACTGAGGGGTTCATGAGATTGcactcctgggagcagggggaatcccagcactgggattgtgaTCATGGGGAGCTCTGGGGGAAAGTcgggggggacaggggatggtGGGAGTGGGGTCATGGGAGGCTGGGATACACTGGGGGTTGGGGGTGGTTCCCGGATTTGGGTCAAGGTCGTGGGGCAGCACGGAAGAAATTGGGGACTGGGAGTGGGATTGGTGTGTGGGGATGGGCTGAGGGGAACACTGCGGGTCTCAGGGAGTGACTCCAGGATTTGGGTCAAGGTTCGGGTGGGGGGGTTCGGGGAGTTGTAATCATGGGAGTAGGATTGGGATTCTGGAAGGGCCAGGAGGACATGGTACTGTGGGATTGGGGACTCTGGGGGattgggggacattggggagGCACAAGTAACCCCAGGATTGGGGATCAGGGACCCCGGACATGTCCAGAGGTCTTCTGGCCTGGAGTGCCTCCCTTTCTCCTGGGCTGACCCCactcccctcccagtccctccctgaGGAAAcctccctgtgtcacctcagtgtcacctctgtgtcccctcagtgtgtcccctcagtgtcccacATTCTCCTGGTGGTCTCTCCTCTCCATGGCCCCCCTGGCtcacaccctggcactgctggcaatGACCTTGGCCACTGTGGCCATTGATGAGAAGCAGATGGACATGGCCCCAAACTCCTTTGATGACCAGTACCGGGGCTGCGGCCCTGACATGACCACGGTGTTGCCGGCCCTCAACCACACGGAGTTCCAGAAGAATCCTGTGTTTGCCGAGGCCTGGCTTAAGGCCGTGGCTGAGTGGCAGAGGAATgggtcccctgtgtcccctctgtcatCCTCAGCCCAGGCCATCGCTGTCATGGCCTACTCAATGAAGTACGTGTACAGGCCGTTCAATGAGGCCGTGCGTGAGGCCGGGAGCTCGCCCGAGGAGtacagggacaacttccacttcAAAACGTTGCATTTCCTGCTGACCCAGGCCCTGGTGAAGCTGAGGGAGGACCAGAATGCGCAGTGTCGCAACGTGACCCGGGGTGTGCGTGACATCTGCTTCATGGCGCACCATGGCCAGAGGGTCCGGTTTGGTCATTTCACGTCGACGTCGCTGAGCAAAGATGTCGCCAAACGCTATGGGACAGACACAGTATTCCAGGTGTACACGTGCCACGGGGTGGACATCCAGGCTTTTTCCTACGATCGACGTAACCGTGAGGTGCTGATCCCGCCATACGAAACCTTTGAGGTCACCAAAGTCACCCGGAAAGGGGACAAGGCAGAGATCGAGCTCAGCTCTACCGGGACCTACAGCAAATACAACTGCTGTAGGTCACCACAGGGTGACAGCCTGGGGGATGAGGACACCCGCCGTGGCCATGGGGCCACTCATGGTaaggcacaggggacacagtgacactcactggggctggggagagggagggggccACCCActgtgtgtgggggggaaaaggacacgcagtgctggggacaccaagtacaggGACAACCATTACTGGCATGCGGACAAGAATGACCTGGGAACAGGTCATAGGGGTGGGGACCCCcacagctgggaggggacagggacacctctgcCAGGGGAcgacagggacagagacagggacagggacagggacaggtacagggacagggacaccacCGTTCTGACCCATCCCTCTCTGCCAAAGGCAGTGCTGTGGGAACAGGCCCTGTGTGCTGGACGTGGGTGGGCTGGGACCCCCATGGCTCACCCTGAACCCCTGTcaccccctgtcaccccctgATTCCCCCTGACCCCTGTCACCCCTAAGCCCATCATGACCCCCCTGAACTCCCTGGCCCCTGTCCCCCCCATACCCCCGACACCCTGTCACCTGTCAGCTCATGGACCCATCTCTCCTGTCACCCCTAACCCCTCATTATGGCCCTCCCCAACCCCCTCACTCCCCCCATGGCCCCCATGACActcctctttttcccccaggtgGGAGCGTCCCCTTGGCCCCCTTCCACCTTGGAGGCCTCGTCCTGGCCACCACAACACTGGCAGTGGCCACCGGGACCCTCTGAGTCACAAGGCCACCAACATCACCGCCGTCACTGTGGCCACTGTGGCCAACATCATCACCAAGACTCCTTGAGCCACAAGGCTGCCACAGCCACTGCTACCACTGTGGCCACCAAGGCCATTGTGCAAATCCACTCTATTAAAAGTTTGTACAAAACAATTCCAATAAAAAATCCTGACAGTCCCAAGTGCCATGCCCGGCTGGGGGgcacctgctggagcagctctggggaaggacctgggggtgctggtgggtgaccAGTGGAGCTGGATGTGTGTCCTGGGGCCAGGAGGGATCCAGGGGCATCgggaggagaaggggctgaGAGGTCAGGGAGTGATCGTGCCCAGCTCTCTCCTGCATGGTGAAGAACATCAGGAGTGccgtgtccagctctgtccagtgccgtgtccagctctgtcaagtgccatgtccagttcCGCCCAGTGCAATgtccagctctgttcaatacGGTGTCCAGCTCTGTCAAGTGCAATGTCCAGCTCTTTTCAGTGCCATGTCCGGGTCTGCCCAGTGCaatgtccagttctgggctgcCCTGAATCCAACTCTGTGCTCAGGAATGgtgctgcctgagctgggagcttgGGTCAGGTGCCCACTCTGGGTCCTTCCAGCCTGTCCcactctgggatttggggattctgGGAGTTGTGGTTTGGGAATTGCCCACCGGAGGGCAGCAGCGAGCAGGGTTTAACAGCAGCGCTGCGCCTGCACCGCCCCCCAACTGCAGTTCCGGGTGCCACCAGCAGGCGGCAGCAcgagctggcagcgctgcccagTGCCCGCCCCACCCCATCCCGGCCCCGGGGCTCTGCAATGGTGTGGGATGGAGCGACCTTAAAGCCCGTgcggtgccagccctgccatgggcagggacatcttcccctgggccaggctgctccaggccccacAACCTGGCCTTGCACACCGCCAGGGAccgggcagctgcagcttctctggccaGCCTGTgctgaatcatgattttaaagagttaaaattTTAGGCAAGgcttagaagcaatttatattgatcaagatcCAAGTTGATAAACAAAGACAGGTTAAAGTCTATCTGATGTTTAGGCTGGAGGTAATTGCTGCTGTTATGAGCTTGTTCTAGTTTTGTCTATAGAAAGAAATGGAATAGAAGAACCGAAATAAGAATAGTTGGAAAACAGTGGAGCCATGACCAGCACCTGGAATTCCTATCGATTAATCACGGAGCAGGGGATATTGGAGTGTGCTAGAGGGTCACGGAGGCCCTGCCTGTAATGAGAAGGTAGAGAGGTCATTGTGGTGAGGACATTCCTGATTTCCTTGCatgagaccactgacccaatccgagaccaccaacccaattcaagatAAGAATCAAGCATGCGTGAAGGACTAATGGCCTCATCTTAATACAGAGcgggatgggaggtgctggggttatgccGATGTATAGTGCGTAAGACTTTGGGAAATAAATAGAGGCcaaagtgatattaatcccataagatgcttgaacagagatagagatgggAAGCCGTCgctgccagtgaagaagtgagaagatatctctgtgccttgagatgagGAATCCTTTGCCTTCAGAGAACAAGGACTCCACTAGCACAGGTCATGGAGCCGGTATGCTTTACTTGGCACCTGGAGTAGCTCCGTCAATGATGTGCGCCCCAAAGAGAGCAGGCGCTCTCTTGAAATACACTTAAGTTCAAACATCTTGATGAAAGTTTCAACATTGTCTATATATATTCAAGACCATCCCCACCTACTCTCGCTTCATATGTTAATCAGCTTCTTTTGGTCTGCATTTGCACATTACCTCCTGGTGATCTCCCATATCCCCCTCGAACCTTTCATTTCCCTGCAAAGTTCAGATGTTCAGGCTGTCGGGGTTATGCAAGAGACTTTGTGGGGACCCATCTCTCCTATTGACCTAAAGTTCAGGAGTTCAAACTTTCTGGTCCGACCACAGGGGTTCTGTGGCACACTTCATGTCTGCAGAGATATCAAGACCCATTTTGAAGACATTGACAACCATTTCTCCTGAAGACCCCTACCCACTGAGTTGTTTTGCAAAGACATCCCCATCCATCTCCCCTacaaaaatccttccctgtgagggcggtgaggccctggcacaggctgcccagagaagctgaggctgcccGGTCCCTGGccatgtccaaggccaggttggggggcctggagcagcctggcccaggggaagatgtccctgcccatggcagggctggcaccgcACGGGCTTTAAGGTcgctccatcccaaaccattgcagagccccagggccgggatggggcagggcgggcactgggcagcactgccagctcgTGCTGCCGCCTGCTGGTGGTAGCTGGAACTGCAGCTGGGGGCAGCGCagcctcagtgctgctgtttaaCCCTGATCGCTGCTGCCCTCCGGTGGGCAATTGCAGAAAAACAACGCCATGGCGAGTTCAGGAGATGTGAGAGTAAAAGAGGGAAAATCccctgtttttaaagaaaaaagagtttCCTGAGGAAAACATCAGTTTTCTAATAAATGAATGGGTGATGGTGCCTCTGTCCCCCATTCTCTATTCtgtttttcatccttttccttACTAatggtttttctccttttttcctcctaatgtttcttctgttgtgtGGCCTCAAATGAGGAACTTTGGAACTGGCCCTGAACTGATCATTCATGCTTTTCTAATTGTTCTGagcagccccatccccagctccctcagccactccaggtgctccaggcccttcccaAGCTctgacccttccctgggcatgttccagcccctccatgtccttcgtgaggagctgcagtgaaAGGCGTGTGcagaggagaaagggaggaatATTTCTCCTTTGCTGCTCTGAAGATGGAGGTTTGAAACAAAAAGCTTTAAGTCACCACTATTGAACACACCAGGAAGTGCTTTATTGTAAGAAATGAGGCACCCCGCACAAGATGTGTTAAAAGAGCTGTAGCGGATACATCAGGTGACCCAGTGGCAAATTATTCAACTTTCAATATGGCTGTCGGGTCAGGATCAAATTTCTGATGAACATTTCATGCTCCAGGCAAGCAAGCAGCAATTTTTTCCCACTCTGGGCGACCAAGCAGCAATTTTTTGGATGCATCAGGCAAGGCAGCCAAGCAGCTTCAGGAGGTCACCGCAATATCGCCTCCCCCAAGCCCCTCTATTGGGAAGTGCCCAagcagccccaggcactgcccGGTCCCTGCTGTCCGTGCTGTCCTGGGCTGTcccggcagctccagccctgccctcgatggtcctgctggcctggcactgctccatcctgggcagctctgggtgggCTTCCCCTGGATGGACCCCTTGTTACAGTGACCGTGGTGGCTGCAGTGCCTGTGGTGGCCGTGGTGACCATGATCACTTTGGAACCACAGTGGCCTCAGTAGTTTCAGTGACCGTGGTGACCACAGTGGCCACAGTGGCCTCATGGGTCACAGCGGCCACAATAGCCGTGGTGGCCATGGTGCTTCCTATGCCCAGAGTGGTCCTAGGGGCCAAAGTGTCCACAGTGGCAACAATGGCCACAATGGTCACAGTGGCCAAGGTGACCATAGTGGCCACAGAGGTCTTGGTAGCCTTGGTGTCCTCATTTCTCTGCAGGTCCTGGTGGCATTTGTGGGCATGGTGGCCACAGTGGACTCCAAGACCACAGCGACCTTGGTGGCCTCGTGGCTCAGAGGGTTCCGGTGACCACTGCCATGGCCACGGTGGCCAGGAGAAGCACCCCGAGGTGGGGAGAGTTCCTGGGGAGGCTCCCACCTGGGGACACAAAGAGGGAGGTCAGGGGGACAATGGAGGGAGGTACAGGGGTGAGGGAGGAGCCCTGAAGATGTGGGGGTCAGAGGGGCTAGAACgaggtccctgtcccctgtaCCCAGCCATGGGTGGCCAAGTCCCCCCAACCCCAGcactgggtgtccccagcactggatgtccctgtccccctcacCTGGCACtgggtgtccccatcccctgtgcccagcaATGGCTGTCCTGTCTCCCACccactgtcccctcctgcccatgggtgtccccagcaccgTGTGTCCTTGTCCCCAACCCTCACTCAGTGTCCCCGACCCCTCCAGGTTGTCCCCATGATGTCACCTTTCAGCCACTCGCAGTCGTAGTTGCTGGTGTTCCCGATGGAGTGAAGCTCAATGACCACCGTGTTCCCTTTCTCGTTGACATCAGTGACATTGAAGATCTCGAAGGGTGGgatcagcacctcctcctcctctggatACTTGGAGAACCCCTGGATGTCCACGCCGTGGCACGTGTGCACCTTGAATAGCGTGCCCTGCCCAAAACCCTTGGCCACCTTTTCGCTCGTTGACGATGACGTAAACTGACCAAAGCGGACTCTGTTGGTTTTATTCGCCTTGAACTTGATGTCGCCCACCCCCCGGTGCACATCATAACACTGGTTTGGGCGTCTCAGCTTCTGGAGGGCCTGGgtcagcaggaaatgcagcGATTTG harbors:
- the LOC120766054 gene encoding NAD(P)(+)--arginine ADP-ribosyltransferase 2-like, with amino-acid sequence MTLATVAIDEKQMDMAPNSFDDQYRGCGPDMTTVLPALNHTEFQKNPVFAEAWLKAVAEWQRNGSPVSPLSSSAQAIAVMAYSMKYVYRPFNEAVREAGSSPEEYRDNFHFKTLHFLLTQALVKLREDQNAQCRNVTRGVRDICFMAHHGQRVRFGHFTSTSLSKDVAKRYGTDTVFQVYTCHGVDIQAFSYDRRNREVLIPPYETFEVTKVTRKGDKAEIELSSTGTYSKYNCCRSPQGDSLGDEDTRRGHGATHGGSVPLAPFHLGGLVLATTTLAVATGTL
- the LOC120766040 gene encoding NAD(P)(+)--arginine ADP-ribosyltransferase 2-like, producing MAPLAHTLALLAMAMATAAIIELPLDMAPNSFDDQYLQCTDNMTKKFRELQLSDFSKNKMFAKNWMNAKADWEAGGSISHSLTADEAIALRAYTMREMPLYQQFYLAVREAGSSKWKYRNEFHFKSLHFLLTQALQKLRRPNQCYDVHRGVGDIKFKANKTNRVRFGQFTSSSTSEKVAKGFGQGTLFKVHTCHGVDIQGFSKYPEEEEVLIPPFEIFNVTDVNEKGNTVVIELHSIGNTSNYDCEWLKGGSLPRNSPHLGVLLLATVAMAVVTGTL